From the Desulfosarcina sp. BuS5 genome, one window contains:
- a CDS encoding putative transposase produces MQKQLFPDIPKKKNDNTKMIGANLSLVFNRRNKHMITLKNRDIIVKKVDISDKPAKKIFVVDAVELGANKSLLAGALNISRQTIHNYIESKKKFGTEGLLGGYNPKMGKNLEQHRKSTQHKRIQGTKAVILAKERKAKRLENQKKQQELDFEFGEQLVSKDEQPFKSLHDWKFTRFAGIFPYLIVLISTNQWLKLIMGYFGSAYKIFLVFLLMVANNIKSIEQLKNINQKEAGLILGLNKLPPKRDVWQWFYAACNLRFSTSLCKLFFKQQLLGGLVSTCIWFADGHLLPYTGRRKIHLAFNTQRKMMMPGQTNIVTCDESGRIVDFQIQEGKGDLKTHIVELKKKWAKELTEPPIMVFDREGYGAPFFNSLIEDKIPFVTWEKHVDSKKLKELDDDCFNESFEMNNKKYRIFEGEKTFTLEENGKTKTFELRKIYLWNQTSNRRTCCLAWDDGRPITTLQCAQAILNRWGASENTFKHLHDRHPFHYHPGFKTLDSDKQLIANPAIKSIEKEIKTVRKKLDKKHKKNSRTKEVLNKDGSRRENSLKACLESGISQLEAELTKLLNEKKQLPEKVDVSTLEDYNSFKKIDNEGKNLFDFVTASLWNARKDMTDWLLCHYPNENEYVDLFYAITQSHGWIKSEADRVVVRLEPLQQPSRRKAQEQFCKRLNALSAYIPIGKILQIEVGSSPI; encoded by the coding sequence ATGCAAAAACAACTATTTCCAGATATACCAAAGAAAAAAAACGATAACACCAAAATGATTGGCGCAAATTTGTCGTTGGTTTTTAACAGAAGAAATAAGCACATGATTACCCTTAAAAACCGCGATATCATTGTTAAAAAGGTTGATATTTCTGACAAGCCGGCAAAAAAAATATTTGTTGTTGATGCCGTTGAATTGGGTGCGAATAAATCTTTATTGGCTGGTGCCCTTAATATTAGCAGACAAACGATACACAATTACATTGAGAGCAAAAAAAAATTTGGGACAGAAGGCTTATTGGGTGGATATAATCCCAAAATGGGCAAAAATCTTGAACAACATCGCAAGAGCACGCAGCACAAACGCATACAGGGCACCAAGGCTGTCATTCTCGCTAAAGAGAGAAAAGCTAAACGATTAGAAAATCAAAAAAAACAGCAGGAGCTTGATTTTGAATTCGGCGAACAACTTGTTTCAAAAGACGAACAACCATTTAAGAGCCTTCATGATTGGAAATTCACTCGTTTTGCAGGGATATTCCCTTATCTAATTGTTTTAATTAGTACAAATCAATGGCTTAAGCTGATAATGGGTTATTTTGGTTCTGCCTATAAAATATTTTTAGTTTTCTTGTTGATGGTCGCCAATAATATCAAATCCATAGAACAACTGAAAAATATTAACCAGAAAGAAGCGGGGCTTATTTTGGGCCTCAATAAATTGCCTCCAAAAAGAGATGTTTGGCAATGGTTCTATGCAGCTTGTAATTTACGATTTTCCACATCTCTTTGTAAATTATTTTTTAAGCAACAGCTTTTAGGCGGATTGGTCAGTACCTGTATATGGTTTGCAGATGGGCATCTGCTTCCATACACAGGCAGACGAAAAATTCATCTTGCCTTTAATACACAGCGCAAAATGATGATGCCGGGACAAACAAATATAGTTACATGCGATGAAAGTGGTCGTATTGTTGATTTTCAGATTCAAGAAGGAAAAGGCGATCTTAAAACTCATATTGTCGAACTGAAAAAAAAATGGGCCAAGGAACTTACAGAGCCTCCCATCATGGTCTTTGACAGAGAAGGGTATGGCGCTCCATTTTTTAACTCTCTTATTGAAGATAAAATTCCCTTTGTTACTTGGGAAAAACACGTTGATTCAAAAAAACTCAAGGAGTTAGATGATGATTGTTTTAACGAATCCTTTGAGATGAACAACAAAAAATACCGCATTTTCGAGGGTGAAAAGACCTTCACCCTGGAGGAAAATGGTAAAACTAAAACCTTTGAACTCAGGAAAATTTATCTTTGGAATCAGACCAGCAACCGTCGGACATGCTGTCTTGCATGGGATGACGGCAGACCTATAACTACTCTTCAATGCGCACAAGCTATATTGAACCGCTGGGGTGCCTCTGAAAATACATTTAAACACCTCCATGACAGGCATCCTTTTCATTATCACCCCGGCTTTAAAACATTAGATAGCGATAAACAGCTTATAGCAAATCCTGCTATCAAATCCATTGAGAAAGAAATTAAGACCGTACGTAAAAAGCTTGATAAAAAGCATAAAAAAAATTCAAGGACTAAGGAAGTTTTAAACAAAGATGGCTCAAGGCGCGAAAACAGCTTGAAAGCCTGTTTAGAATCAGGAATAAGCCAGTTAGAGGCAGAGCTCACAAAGCTCCTCAATGAGAAAAAACAACTGCCTGAAAAGGTGGATGTTTCTACTCTTGAGGATTATAATTCCTTTAAGAAGATTGATAATGAAGGAAAAAATCTTTTTGATTTTGTTACAGCTTCATTATGGAATGCGCGTAAGGATATGACTGACTGGTTATTGTGTCATTACCCGAATGAAAATGAATATGTGGACTTGTTTTATGCCATCACTCAGTCTCATGGATGGATCAAATCTGAAGCAGACAGAGTGGTTGTCCGATTGGAGCCTCTTCAACAACCAAGCCGCCGAAAAGCGCAGGAACAATTTTGTAAAAGATTGAATGCATTAAGCGCCTATATTCCGATTGGAAAAATATTACAGATTGAAGTTGGTTCGTCACCTATTTAA